ATGAGTCGTAGAATTTGGACTACCAACTATGTGTTCTGGCATTTTCAAGATCAAATACATATATTTCTCATTTCTTCATAATTAAATGGTCAGTTCTGTGACTTCAGTCCAATGTAAGCAAATTGAAGTTTCAAATAAGGTCAGTAACAATAACAGTTAGAACAGGGGAAAACTATCTCTAACACATACAAAGCACCATCTCTCTCACCAGAGTAAGAGTGTTGGGTTCCCTCACTGGATTTCCTGGACATTCCACCAAAAGATTGGATGCCATCTCTCCTTGAGATGGTTTTCCTAAACGTCTCACTGAACTTCTTGCTCTTCAGCTCCTGATAGATCTGAGCAGGCAATGAACAGGCCGTGTTACTCCACCATGCAGTGTATGGATCTGTGGGtccatgtgtatttttgtgcCACCTGAACTTACAGAAACAAACTCTTCAAAGCTGATCTTCTCATCCTTGTTGGTGTCTCCAGCCATGAAGGTCTCGATGATCTCTCGCACCTTGTAGCCCGGCAGGGAGAAGCTTGCCTCTCTGAACAGCTCCTGAAGCTCAAAGTCACTCACGAATCCGCTGTTGTCAATATCTGAGCGGAAACATACACACGCAGAAGCAAACGAAAGATATAGATGGTGAGTcaattataaaaatatgaatctaAATCTAATGAGGTGAAGAAACCATTCGTAAACATCACCCATGGATTATAAAAGCAAGAACAAATGAGGATTTTTATTATCTGGTCTTTATTTTCCTAATTGTTTCCTGGGAAAAATTATAAGAGTGTAAAGACtctttaaacaaataataatgcatctattattaaataatttttgtaaatattgttctccattatttaaaatgaaatgcacaCATTCATTGTAACTGAGTATAATAACAATGAAGATCTTTCATTTCACACTTGCTCACAGATACTTGGATGATGTTTATgaaatcacaacacagtcattttaaagtCTGGCTCCCATTTGTATTGATTTCACACCACGATGTCCTTTACATATTTTGCTCTTAATTACAAGCACATTTTTATAATCATACACTTACTTTGCACAATCTTATTATTACACCTGAaaatcacgcacacacatacacaggtacacaataaaaatgtcttacatAAGATAATGCTTTATGGTAGGCAGtaaaattctgaaaaaaataaaagtgacctttttttccacaggagCACTTTTCATGAGGAAAAAGTAAGTAAATGCAGGTATTTCTTTTCTCAGTCATCAAGtgcatactgtgcatttaacagAACCATTATTGTCATGAGAAACACCTTTATTTACCTACTATTTTGagccaaaatggctgcttttgtgtgtgtgtgtgggtgtgaaacTGACCAATTTTATCAAAGGCCTCTCTGAGTTCTTCCAGGTCATCTCGGGAAATCTGTGTGACATGGTTCGCCATGGTGGCTTCTGCTTCAAGCACCTAAAACATTCAAGCACAGTTTTCTGTATTGTTCATAATGTAgacgctgttttttttatatatatctgttTAAACACTTAAATGAATTCAAGAAAATTGagacaaaggaaaataaagatcTGTCCAGTTTAGTTGCGTGACTTTTcataggacacacacacacacagatatgtcCATATAAATCCTCTGCGGTCTTAACTTTCATATCATAATAAGGTTTCAGTTCTTTTCTTGACTGGACAATAACAGAAAGACATACCTTTCATAAGAGCCTGTGTGTCCTGTCTTGAGTTCCAAGCCCCTCAGTGCAGATCCCTCTGGTCTGGGAAGCTGGAGACCTGAGCAAAGAGGAAGCTGGATCCCAGAGAGGCTGGAGAGGTGATTATCTCTCTTAGGAGGAGTCACTCAGCAGAGGCACGGAATGGACCTTTGGCCGGCCTGTACCCTGGGACAGGCGTCGTCTGACAGTTAACATTTAACACCACAGCTGTGTCATCATGTCAAGAAAGGTTCATCTGTTTGTCCTTTCTGCGCAGCTGATTGAAAGTAAAGGTATAGGTCTGATTTATAACTTTATAGTATGATaaacgaaaacaaaaaagaggaagacattACCTTTAGTGTTTAGTCGGTGAACAGATTTCCTCTTTAACAGTTTAACATTTAAAGACCTAACCATAAAAAAGGTGCAAGCCGTATCAACATTGGTGCAAAGGTACAAGGCTGACATCATGGAAGAGAGGTTTGCTACCTTCCTGACAGttaaatgaggaaaataaacagatgGGAAGCCCGGTGGCTAGTTTAGCATAGCTCAACACAAAAAGTCAGACTATTCAGCCAAAGCAATTTCCTGAAGTCTCTTCTGGCAACACTGACCAAAAATCTCTTAAACCACCAGTGAAAAAAATAGACTTCTACATTTAATTTTGGGTTTCATAAAGAATTGATAAAATGTTTGAGCTTTAAAAGTGCTTCAGCCATTATGCTAACGCTAAGGCCAAGCTAAGCTAGCACCTCAGTTGTAAATGAACCACTCTAAATTCACTAAGCTTTTCGCATTTGTAGTACACTAAAATCTTAACTAATTGGAAAATGCCCACTTTAATGTTGGCATTTCTCTCGTTATATTTCTTACTGTACATCATAGTCAGGTTATTTTGGAGCATAGAGctaataattacttttttaacagaACTGgagtgtaaatgtttaaaaaaaccctcCAGAGTGACAcgctaaaaatatatatagcaACTTACATAAATTAAGCTTGACAATTACATGATAAACTTTTAGATTTGATACAAACAGGTTGATTTGACAAAgattataataaatgataatgacCTTTGTTAAATATGACTTTTAGAGTTGTCTTTTGAAGTGCTGTATGGGGAAAACcttgaaaatgtgatgaaagaTAGTGCCAAAAGTGTAAAGCTCAGAAGGAAATTTGAGTAACCATAAGTTAAATAAGgaatttcaataaataaatattatattccTATAATTCCTATAAGTCTTTTGCCTCTTATTTTTTTAGACCAGTGTCACATTTGGCATTTCTGTggaacatgtttaaaacatgaagGCCTGTGTCAACACAATGACCTGTAACCGGAGGCACAGAAGCCAGCATCGTCACTCAGATTAACCTGTCCCACTTCACAACAACACTACCACTTCCCTGCAGAGctcattatttattcaaaaacacaacaatgctATACAACATTGCTTTTAATTtatctctcttttccttttgaAAAGCTTTTTAACAAAAATTGCAGCATTTGTTCCTAAATCTGTCATTTGACCTGCTTGTTTAAGTCAGGAAATATTATGGAGGTGATATCACATTTCAGTATCAGTTGTATATTGTGTGTAGAAGTTAACCTGCACAATTaatgcaataaaataataaaaggagcTTACATTCAGTCCCGTGCAGGCCGAAGAGCATAGAGTCCTGTGGAAGATCAGTCAGAGTAGAAAAGCTTGCAGAGGAATAGTTTTGGGCTCTTTCTTCCTTATTCTGCTTCCCCAACACCTATATTATCTCCTTTATCATAAGCCCTTTTCTTTCCCCCCTAATTTCTCCTCTCACTTTTCTGACTGTTCAAAAGGAAAGACATAGTCCCACAATCAGCTGAAACCTAAATACAAGACTGTACCTTACGTTTCCCTCTTGGCTCAGACAAACAGCctcaacactttttttcaaacCTGTTCACTacttcaaagtcaaagtcagcaTCTACATTTTGTCTCCACACGGTGAATGCATCCCTCTATCTCTGCCTCAGGTCTTTTCTTTCTCAGGATACCTGATCGGCCCTGTTTCACTCTGTGATGCTGAGGTGCTCTCCGGTTACTCTCTCCTCCTATAATGGACTCCACCTCCAGTCACTGATGTAGCAACCACAGTGTAGGAACCCTGATCCAGGATCAGATCGTTGTGTAAAAGTGTAACAGGTGGAAACTGAGCCACACAAGCATGTACACAGATGGACTAAATTCCGAGCATTGCTGAGCTTAAATCCTAACAAATACTAGGTttacaaaaaatacttttagATTAAAGGGCCATAATATTTCTGTTGCAAATGAAGGCAATGGAATTGTACAGGAATTGTACAGCTGTTGATCATTGTAGTCAATCCTCCTGTTTGTACTACCTGACCTTTAAaggtaaaatgtgtaaaaatactgacatctaatggtgaggcAGCAGGCTGCAACACACGCAGGACTCCTCGGCTCTCAACTGCCTGTCCCAAGCACCAGGGAACCATGGTGCTTGGGACTATGCTATGCACATAGCATataaacactattttaacaactctctctttctgctgtATATctgacacatttaagaagatgaaaatcCCAGAAACTAGAatatattcccatttaagaaactaaataaaaataaaaaaaatcaaagaaactatcttcttaaatgtgtcagaattctgactaatctcagaattcttccctctttttttttttttttttacatattactCCTTTataacaaagaccaaacagaagcaTTAATAAACCACCAAAGGTTCTGCATTGGAGCTTTAAATTGAGAGATagaccagagagaaagagaggagagaagagagagagagagccgagAGGGGCGTGTCAGCTTTCAGTGATCACATGATCCGGAAAATGTGGGGCTTAATTCCTGTGTTGGACTGTTCTCAGCTACTGCGTTTCTGTCCTTCGCAGTGCAAAACCTCTCTCGTCTCATTTACGACCCCCGACCCCCGGGCAGACCCTCGTCACTGCACCATGTCAGGTAAGTGACATACACCGCGGCTTCGCGGACACTCGCAGCCTCCGCACTGACACCGGAACACGGGCCGCCTCTGACTGGACCGGCGCTACACGGACTGGCCTCACCTGCCGAACCATCGCGGTTTATAAATGAGACGCAGCGGAAACGAGCAGGTGCAGCGTTtgcactgttgctgctgctgctgctcagtgtgaACACGcactctcttacacacacacaaacacacgggtCATTGTcatcatgttgtgtttgttctcaGTGTCGTGATGGAGCGAGTAATGAATTACTGCAGCGTAGATGGACCAAAGTCAAGTTAGCGATCATTAAAAACAGCACATCCGGTTAGgattttcaaaattaaacacCATTCGAACGCCATTACTATTGACACAGAAAGGaaaaactttacaaaaaagCGAAAATAAATATcctttccccccaaaaaatagtTATACAAATTAGTATCAATTCATTATTAATATATAAGACTGCGTTGTCAGTTCATcctgtgtttggtttgtttagATTAGGAAATGACAAAATGGAAAGAGTTCCACCTGCAGATGTCTTTACAAATAAAACCCAGTTAAGTATTTAATTCATACCAAAGACTTAAATCCTCATGTTTAAGAAACTGGAAATCGGAAACATTACTTATTAAAAGTAATTTTAAGTAAGTAAATTTTAatttatacgtatatatatatatatatatatatatatatatatatatatatatatatatatatatatatatacatactcaCACTATATCTTGTTTGGGACTCAAATTGTACTCTATTTGTTGATTGTACTCGTAATCTTCacttatctttatctttaatgGAGATATTCTTACAACTGATGTGCGCTTACATAATGACGACACATCTGCATTACAGTCATGTTGTGTAATCACTTTGCCTGGCTGACTTTATCAGACTGGTTCTCTCCGTGCtctggttttatttgtgtgCCAACAGTTAAGAGTGGAAGTTGCATACTGTAACCCGACTTACTCGCATTACACCACCAACACGGATCCTTTCACCATGTCAAGTGTACACTGCAGTTTCATAAAGGGCTGAAACAACTTAACTAAATGAATTGATTACTAAAcaaatcgtcaactattttgataatcgattaatttgcttgagtttctctgttttttctcggtttcttaaatgtgaatattttccggtttatttgctccatataactaagaaatcattaaaacagaatcatcttggtttgtggacaaaacaagacgttttaGAACACCAACATTAGAGGAAATTATCGGCACATTAatcaatttatttaaatatgcttGATATTGGATATTCAAATGCcgatatgcagtatatatatatatcaattaTCGGGCCGATACCTGATACCGATATATATACATCTTTCGTTTTGCCCAACCTCAGAGGTTAAGAGCATTCTtagactgacatttttttttttttcaatgttgaagtgcagttttattttttaaagaagacaTTAACTCCCTGGAATGATTTGGGCGCTGAAGTTAACTTGACAGACTTATTTCTGTGTGAGGACGTGCATTATGTGTGGACTGTGTACTTTGTGTTGTTCTAATGCTGTGACAAGCAAGACACATCACAGATGTTCTCTtaaattactattattactttttaacaTGGTTTCTATAAAGTAGAGCATCATTTTACAAGCAATTACATTTAGGAAGCAAGTCTTTTTGTTCTTAGTgtagtttttttctgttgttatttCTACACAACTATATTCATGTAAAAAGCTTGACATTATTCTGCTAATTTTGTCATTGACGAGCAATCTTTAATCACTTCCAGGTTAAATAATCATTgtcataaaatctaaaaaaaataaaaatgcagtgttttaACAAGTAATTGTGTAAATATTTGTGCCCATATCAGGGACAAATATCAGAGGTGTGTGTAAGTCATGAGGTTTTATTCATGTACAACCCTGTCACAACATGTCCCCACGCTTCCTGTTGGGCCTTGCAGTTTGACATCGGCAGCTCATGCGTTTCATAGTTTAATCGTCGTTTACAGCTGGTTTGTAGGTCACTGAATCGGACAACGGGAAACATGTGACACTTTTCCCACTCCAATCACGTTCCCCCTGAAGCCCATGACAACAACATgtacacactcgcacacacgtacacgtcTGACACGACTGCTGCTGGCTCTGCGCCCACTTTCACTCGAGCAGCAACTCACTGGGTTCCTCCCTGCTGTCGTTAATGCATGCATGGGGGGATTCATTGGAGACTGAAGACCCCACAATTGTCCTCCACATGAATGGGACATGCTGATTCTGCTGCAGTGGGTTATTTACTAAAGCCAGGACTTTGGGAGTTTGCTTCGTTTGGACAGTTGggaaaatgtcttttgttttaatCTAAGATACTCAAGTTAACAGACTTTATGTGCATATTAGTGCACTATAATCTGCTTTCTTTCGTGCTGAAGATGTGTATTcactttaaatgcacagtatgtgatTTCTGCCACCAGGGGCCTCTCAGTCAAAACAGTATAAAtagatttagtttagtttggaaGCAGCGTGGGATCCCGAAGGAGAGCTTTGATGGCGGAGAACGTGCAACAAATAACAACCAGTGGTCGCGATACATTAATGAcaatatacacaaaaaaaaaaacaaaaggcaacaTGAATATTTCCTTCCACATTCTGACATTTCTGGGGATGATGTCATTGAAATGCAGCCAAAAATGAAAGCATTTGTTACCTTAAATAGAAATGTGAATTTCTACTACGTGTTGAGGAAGTTTGGCAAATGTACTGCAAGtacaaaatgtttaatattaGTCTCCTTGTTTTCAGATATCTTTAacgcagaaatgttacatattattatatctgtaatagcatgtgtaaaagtaaaaagtgcaGAAAGCTGCAACTGTTACATGTGACTGATACGCAGAGCATTTTTGAGTTAATATTTATCCACTTTGACACCGTAGTACAGGAAGTAAGCCTGACGGCAAAAACAATGCGCAGGAAATTTGAGGAAATAGCAGAGGATCACCGTGGGTCTCTGCTCTATGTTGCACTTCCACCCACTGCTGCAGTGATAGTTGCATACAGTATTTCCCCAGTGGAGCTGTGGTTCTTGCAGGTATAATGAGATAATCTCATTATTTGCATAAACTACTCTCTTCCTATAAGCATAGTTTGACATATTTcaaacctgagcaaaaactTTTCTCAGGTCTCAGTTAAGTGATTAGTTTTCTAAACGTTTAAATGTTTCTCAGATGTCCTgctttgtcctcaaaccaaaagTATTAATGATGTAAAGAAACaccttgttttcattattaagtTTCACCGTCACTGGGTGCTAATACAATTAATATGACTGTAAActgtataaataatgtttttcaacCACTCGTACGGccaataataatattgatgatggtgtgttttgtttatgttcGTCCAAGCAGACCAAGCTTTCGTAACGCTGGCCACCAATGACAGCTACGCCAAAGGAGCGATGGTCCTCGGACAGTCGCTACGAAACCACAACACGTCCAAGAAGCTGGTTGTGCTCGTGGGACCTCACGTTGCAGAACCATGCAGGTAAAGCAGAGCTCGCTGCAGAGTAAAACGATAGTGTGTGCCAATGAGGGTTTCGAATTATAATCTTATCTTTGTGGGGGGTGACTAAGTGGGGGGCATACACCAATACACCGtattggagagagagagagagagagagagagagagagagagagccttcACTGTGAATTATTCATTCTAACACTCGTTTCTGCAAATGACATGTCTACTCTTTACATTAAAAACTGCATTGTTTGTGTGAATAATAACGAGGACTGCACACAGTCATGATAGGGCCCTCGCCTCCCCACGCAAGTGTCACCACACAAGTCTGGgggtgcagcagttccctgacctcaccgTCTCCCTTACTCAACAGTCTTTCGTTCACTTTCGTTGCCCTTGACCAACGCACAGGTCCGGTAACCAGACCCGACCTCCATGCAGTTCCAAGAGTTTTTAATCCACGTTAACCCACTCAAAAATGTCTGGAAAAGCCATAGTTTGTGCCGGCCAGAGAGAACTGTGACTCGCAGCGATATTTTCTGCTCGGCTGCGACGCGTTCACTGACGCTCGTAAACTCCGCTCGCTCACAGAATTTGCGCACACATACTCAATGTCCTGTCTCTAATATTGGTAGGGACAATCtggctttctccaaatattgGTAGGGACGTGTCGCCACCGTCCGCACACAAACCTACTCTTGGTTTTTACACAGTCGGACGATTTGATGACCTTGACGTAAATTGAACAGGCGCCGATGTATGTATTATGTCACTCCCTGGCTGGTAGGGGCAGACCTGGGAGAAAAGGTTTAAGTCTACGTTGGTAGACCACCGCTGGTGTTCTAGATTTATCATGTGAATTTTAGGGATTGGAAGGGGAGGGGAGGTGAGAATACAGGCGACTGTTAGGTTGCTTTATACTAActcacaaaaaaagtgactCTGCCCACTTTGCTGATACATCCAGAGCGTATAGAtcacacagtgtgtttgtgtgtgtcacagggaaGTCCTTGGTTCCATTTTTGACGAGGTGTGTCTGGTAAACATCATGGACTCGGACGACGAGGCTCATCTGGCTCTGATGAAGCGTCCGGACCTGGGAGTGACGTTCACCAAGCTGCACTGCTGGACGCTCACACAGTACAGCAAGTGCGTGTTCATGGACGCAGACACAGTGGTGAGGAAACCACAATCATAATAATTTAACGATTTGCATTCAAATCAGAGAAAACTGAGTgtactttttctttgtgtgaagTCATGTATGTTTAATGTATTCAGGTGCTGTCGAATATAGATGAACTCTTTGAGAGGGAGGAGCTCTCTGCAGCACCAGACCCCGGTTGGCCAGACTGTTTCAACTCGGGGGTTTTCGTCTTCACGCCGTCAAATGAGACTCACGAGAAGCTGCTGGCGTTCTGTGAGGAAAACGGCAGCTTTGATGGTGAGCACcggagcttctttttttctcattaaaagAACAAGGGCATAATCTGAAGAACCAGAGGATGCAGATTATGTGACCGACATGACCAGCAGTCATGGCTCAATATTCCTTTACTTTAGTGAAAATACAAATTTAAGCAATTGGCATTAAAaaatcaggcttctgcagagctcgatgacgagctgaccatttgaatcaggtgtgttggagcagggtaacgtctaaaacatgcagggcagcgTTCCCCCGAGGACCGGGGTCAGGAAACACTGAgttaaagaatatatatatgactatatcctacatttgatttgtttatgaGGTCTGGTTGTGGTTATCCTTTGACAGCCATATCGACACAGTTTCTATTTATACGTGTCAGAAAGGACAATTATGGTATGTGTCACTGTAATGTGTCAGCTAGAGAGGAGAGATTAGATAAGTGTCCTTTAACATGTCACACCAGCCTCATGGGGCCCTAATAAAGTGATCTATAGTGCATAGTCTAAAgagcattagtgtgtgtgtgtatccaacTCCTCTTTTCTCAGTGCATAATGATTTGCAAGGTGCAAAAGCGTTTTGTATGATTTGTAGTTGTGTTTTGGCTGTAACATCAGTCAAGTCAATCATATCATTCAGGTGTATCTGGTACACTGTGAATTAAATGGCAGGTATAGGAAACTTGAGAGGTAAATAACTGTGCCGTGGAGGCACACAATTACGGTGTATGTACACACCCTACGGTTGCAGCGTGGAGGGACGGGTCACTGGATCTTCTACCTCCACTGTCCATCGGCAACTCCCTTAGACTAACCCTAAGTGTTGTAACAAGCAGGGTCTACGTGCATTGTTATCCCTCACTGAATGCGTAATAATAACtttccatatgtgtgtgtgtgtgtgtctacaggtGGAGATCAGGGGGTTCTAAACAGCTTCTTTAACACCTGGGCAACGGCAGATATTACTAAACACCTTCCTTTCATCTACAACCTCAGCAGTATCGCCATCTACTCCTACCTGCCAGCTTTCAAACAGTCAGTacattagcacacacacacacagattgcattctttgtgtggacgcTCACAGACATAATGCACTCCATTGCCcattaccctaaccttaaccatcagaactaaatgcctaaccctaacccaattctaaccctaaaaccacaTCTTAATCCTCTAAAAGTTGTGCCTGTttcagacatgtacacacacactcacacagcgcTTGTTCCAGtgtcctctttctgtctctctgctgttaGTTTATCTGAGCTCACAAAGGATACAGGAAATGGCATTTATTAAAATATCCATCAAAGGACTTCATGAATCCATACCAGATCTTTATCCGTGAATAATATGAATCAGAAAATCCATCTTCTTGAACCCAGCCCACATGGGCTCAAAGTTGAATTTGATTAATCCTGTTTCTGGCCCAAGTTTTCATTAATGTAGCCCGCAGCGACAATGTAAGATAATTTAGAGACAAATTATTTTAAGACCACATGTGTGCAGACTGACACGTCGTCACATTCCCACAACCTGCTTTTCTGGACAGGTACGGCCGCAATGCGAAGGTGGTGCACTTCCTGGGCAAATTGAAGCCGTGGAACTACTCCTATGACGCCGAGAAGGgcgaggtcaaaggtcacgccCTGTCGCCCGACTCGAGTCACCTACACCCGGACTACCTTGTCATGTGGTGGCAGGTGTACACCAAGTCTGTGGTGCCGCTGCTGCAGAAGGCTCACGGGGAAACACCCTTCAGTGGCGACTTTGAAGAGGAGAGCCACAAGGTAGAGTCAGCGGTTTTtggtgtttgagtgtgtgagaAAACGACGAGTGTTCACTTTGAGGTGTGGCGGATTggatgtgcatgtgtttatctGTTGTGACATGTTGCGTAATTGTCACCTCCTGAGTTATTTCGAAACATCTCGTCAGTGAGTGAACCCGTCATTTTCCTGGCAGGTATTTCAAAATCTGGTGTGTAATGTTGGTATGCAGCGAGCATGCAGTTAAAGCACCGCATATTGTAGAGTTTTTAAGTCGtttttttcacataaaaatGCTGGAAAGCTTTAGTTTAGTCTTCGTGGCAACAAGTAAAAGTCCATTGCGTTCAAATgcctctgcagcagctgcttgCTTATAGTTGGAAGTTCTAGGCAGGAAGTCGCTCTGGTGTCTGACTAATTTTCACTGGAAATGACACAACTGTGCCTGGGAGTGTGAatctgtgtgtcattgtgtcacAATGACGTGTTTATACAGAAAAGTGATTATGCCTGAGCGTTGGCGACATTAAACCATAGGgtctgtaattgttttttttaaagatggtgTAGTAAAATCAAACTGATGTGACAATA
This genomic interval from Solea solea chromosome 18, fSolSol10.1, whole genome shotgun sequence contains the following:
- the LOC131445069 gene encoding glycogenin-1-like — encoded protein: MIRKMWGLIPVLDCSQLLRFCPSQCKTSLVSFTTPDPRADPRHCTMSDQAFVTLATNDSYAKGAMVLGQSLRNHNTSKKLVVLVGPHVAEPCREVLGSIFDEVCLVNIMDSDDEAHLALMKRPDLGVTFTKLHCWTLTQYSKCVFMDADTVVLSNIDELFEREELSAAPDPGWPDCFNSGVFVFTPSNETHEKLLAFCEENGSFDGGDQGVLNSFFNTWATADITKHLPFIYNLSSIAIYSYLPAFKQYGRNAKVVHFLGKLKPWNYSYDAEKGEVKGHALSPDSSHLHPDYLVMWWQVYTKSVVPLLQKAHGETPFSGDFEEESHKGYLQEEVREESQPAAPPPPPPPRQLSSEERKQRWEDGQIDYMGDDAFAHIEKKLNTFLK